Proteins encoded by one window of Chondromyces crocatus:
- a CDS encoding cell surface protein, with product MLRPDALLASVFGSVTLLVAGCGSEPRDLDPEPEPEEEACPADAPPTRTASCVLSFTPGEGSGFGMEEYPEIVYGPPHGGSSSSGSLHVLSLGKGGEIALGFGGNTIVDGPGPDFIVFENPFLVGGDPMKVFKELGEVSVSADGETWTTFPCQADAYPYEGCAGWRPVLATPDSGEGMFNPEVAGGDPFDLAELGLSEVRFVRVRDISNFGAADTAGFDLDAIAIVNPSR from the coding sequence GTGCTGCGTCCTGATGCTCTGCTCGCCTCGGTGTTCGGTTCGGTGACCCTGCTCGTCGCTGGCTGCGGTTCGGAGCCGAGAGATCTCGATCCGGAGCCGGAGCCCGAAGAGGAGGCGTGCCCTGCGGACGCGCCCCCGACCCGCACGGCCTCCTGCGTCCTGTCGTTCACGCCGGGCGAGGGGTCTGGCTTCGGGATGGAGGAGTATCCGGAGATCGTCTACGGCCCGCCGCACGGGGGCAGCTCGTCGAGCGGGAGCTTGCACGTGCTCTCGCTGGGCAAGGGCGGAGAGATCGCGCTGGGGTTCGGCGGGAACACCATCGTCGACGGCCCGGGGCCGGACTTCATCGTCTTCGAGAACCCGTTCCTCGTGGGCGGGGATCCGATGAAGGTGTTCAAGGAGCTGGGGGAGGTGAGCGTCAGCGCCGATGGCGAGACGTGGACGACGTTCCCCTGTCAGGCGGACGCGTACCCGTACGAGGGGTGTGCCGGGTGGCGGCCGGTGCTGGCGACGCCCGACTCGGGCGAGGGGATGTTCAACCCCGAGGTCGCCGGGGGCGATCCCTTCGATCTGGCGGAGCTGGGGCTCTCCGAGGTGCGCTTCGTCCGCGTGCGCGACATCTCGAATTTCGGGGCCGCGGATACGGCGGGGTTCGACCTCGACGCGATCGCCATCGTGAACCCATCGCGCTGA
- a CDS encoding M20/M25/M40 family metallo-hydrolase, producing the protein MQTPPGASTRAEPSTSTPAPEDVPSLSAEGALDEIAWARHFIARVVEACPRRASTSDDEARAHAMVEGEMKALGLATERQVFTWNQSLYASLALHFGLGALGTLVAGRSPLLGLALHGGAAASYLADSTRKAFFLRRLLPFRLSQNVLGTLPATTEAPRLRVVFLAHVDAAFTGLIFHPAVAARAATSPGPLAKPLRLATAALAGLSVLDLLDHSLGASRWRSLARWGLTIPPLLTAAFNLDVVLRREVVPGAMDDLSGVAALLLLARRLRAIKPDDVEFVFVATGCEEAGLGGAQALVEGMRGRWDRERTVVVGIDSPANGTLRYYLEGEILPVPLAPWLREALDRVAGSDVRFEEVKPHPIPVGGTDAIPFAAAGYAAASLGCVDPRTGTPRHYHLPTDTPENLEPEAIALSLDYLELLVGEIDAHFRAAD; encoded by the coding sequence ATGCAGACCCCCCCCGGAGCCAGCACCCGAGCCGAGCCCTCCACGTCGACCCCTGCCCCGGAGGACGTGCCCTCGCTGTCGGCCGAGGGGGCGCTCGACGAGATCGCGTGGGCGCGCCACTTCATCGCCCGCGTGGTCGAGGCGTGCCCGCGGCGGGCGTCCACGAGCGATGACGAGGCGCGCGCCCACGCGATGGTCGAGGGCGAGATGAAGGCGCTGGGGCTCGCGACGGAGCGGCAGGTGTTCACGTGGAACCAGAGCCTCTACGCGAGCCTCGCGCTGCACTTCGGGCTGGGGGCGCTGGGCACGCTGGTGGCGGGGCGGTCGCCGCTCCTGGGGCTGGCCCTCCACGGGGGGGCGGCCGCGTCGTACCTCGCCGACTCGACGCGGAAAGCGTTTTTCCTGCGCCGCTTGTTGCCGTTCCGGCTCTCGCAGAACGTGCTGGGGACGCTGCCCGCGACCACGGAGGCGCCGCGGCTGCGGGTGGTCTTCCTGGCGCACGTCGATGCGGCGTTCACGGGGCTGATCTTTCACCCTGCGGTGGCGGCGCGGGCGGCGACGTCACCAGGGCCGCTGGCCAAGCCGCTGCGCCTCGCGACCGCGGCGCTGGCAGGGCTCTCCGTGCTGGATCTGCTGGACCACAGCCTCGGGGCTTCGCGCTGGCGTTCGCTGGCGCGGTGGGGGCTGACGATCCCTCCGCTGCTGACCGCGGCGTTCAACCTGGATGTCGTGCTCCGGCGCGAGGTGGTGCCAGGAGCGATGGACGATCTCTCCGGGGTGGCGGCGCTGCTGCTGCTGGCGCGTCGGCTTCGCGCGATCAAGCCGGACGACGTGGAGTTCGTCTTCGTGGCCACGGGCTGCGAGGAAGCAGGGCTCGGCGGGGCACAGGCGCTGGTCGAGGGGATGCGCGGTCGCTGGGACCGGGAGCGGACGGTGGTGGTGGGGATCGACAGCCCGGCCAATGGCACGCTGCGGTACTACCTGGAGGGGGAGATCCTGCCCGTGCCCCTCGCGCCATGGCTGCGCGAGGCGCTGGATCGGGTGGCTGGCTCGGACGTGCGGTTCGAGGAGGTGAAGCCCCACCCGATCCCGGTCGGCGGGACGGACGCGATTCCCTTTGCGGCGGCGGGGTATGCGGCTGCTTCTCTCGGTTGCGTGGACCCACGGACCGGGACGCCCAGGCACTACCACCTGCCCACCGACACGCCGGAGAACCTGGAGCCAGAGGCCATCGCCTTGTCTCTCGACTACCTGGAGCTACTCGTGGGGGAGATCGACGCGCATTTTCGCGCTGCGGACTGA
- a CDS encoding SRPBCC family protein — protein MKHLRTAWLAPLMALALQLGVGVAHADEESDRLAALGKPHTYTMKTTNPPSPIETGGAATVIDAPIAEVRKVVTNYGAYQKFLKPFDQSRVISKRKGVSEVYLQVPILNGAANIWIVTEIAPPVKQGKDELVVGKFKNGNVEDFRAVWRMRSVSPDKTVLKLELMVDPALPFGASIVTQTLVKSAAKGVAGVKTRAEEAHAKRPGNKKKGSSAAVADTPSEAPEKRPETTEVASQSPADTKAPPSGSSKPKEEAPR, from the coding sequence ATGAAGCACCTCCGCACCGCATGGCTTGCCCCCTTGATGGCACTCGCCCTCCAGCTCGGCGTCGGCGTGGCACACGCGGACGAGGAATCGGATCGGCTCGCGGCCCTGGGCAAGCCGCACACGTACACCATGAAGACCACGAACCCCCCGTCGCCCATCGAGACGGGGGGTGCCGCGACCGTCATCGACGCGCCCATCGCCGAGGTCCGCAAGGTCGTCACCAACTACGGTGCCTACCAGAAGTTCCTCAAGCCCTTCGATCAGAGCCGCGTCATCTCCAAGCGCAAGGGCGTGAGCGAGGTCTACCTCCAGGTGCCCATCCTGAACGGCGCCGCGAACATCTGGATCGTCACCGAGATCGCCCCCCCCGTGAAGCAGGGCAAGGACGAACTCGTCGTCGGCAAGTTCAAGAACGGCAACGTCGAAGACTTCCGCGCCGTCTGGCGCATGCGCTCGGTGAGCCCCGACAAGACGGTGCTCAAGCTCGAACTGATGGTCGACCCGGCCCTGCCCTTCGGCGCCTCGATCGTCACCCAGACCCTGGTCAAGAGCGCCGCGAAGGGCGTCGCCGGCGTCAAGACGCGGGCCGAGGAAGCCCACGCCAAGCGCCCTGGCAACAAGAAGAAGGGCTCCTCCGCGGCCGTGGCCGACACCCCCTCCGAGGCCCCCGAGAAGCGCCCGGAGACCACCGAGGTCGCGAGCCAGTCTCCCGCCGACACCAAGGCACCTCCCTCCGGCTCCTCGAAGCCGAAGGAAGAAGCCCCGCGCTGA
- a CDS encoding nuclear transport factor 2 family protein encodes MSDSNALLPDLSFLPGIKARLDRIDDLEALRDLKALYARRVDDNHRAPTPQSATAAADLFTNDAILDLGPGSRYEGRAQILNAFQNLFPAATAWSTHYIVNPLLQVNGNTATGTWYFLLYTQPKTSPPSPVLTLWGHYAEKYVKTNAGWKFKEVNGIVSLPVTTP; translated from the coding sequence ATGTCGGACAGCAACGCACTCCTTCCGGATCTGAGCTTCTTGCCGGGAATCAAGGCGCGTCTGGATCGGATCGACGATCTGGAAGCGCTGCGCGATCTGAAGGCGCTCTATGCGCGGCGTGTCGATGACAATCATCGTGCGCCGACGCCTCAGTCCGCGACCGCAGCGGCCGATCTCTTCACGAATGACGCGATCCTCGATCTGGGCCCGGGCAGCCGTTATGAGGGGCGCGCGCAGATCCTGAATGCGTTTCAGAACCTGTTTCCCGCAGCCACGGCCTGGAGCACGCATTACATCGTGAACCCACTCCTCCAGGTGAACGGCAATACCGCGACGGGGACCTGGTACTTCCTGCTCTACACGCAGCCGAAGACGAGTCCGCCCTCGCCCGTGCTGACGCTGTGGGGGCACTACGCCGAGAAGTACGTGAAGACGAACGCCGGGTGGAAGTTCAAGGAAGTGAACGGCATCGTCTCGCTCCCGGTGACGACTCCATGA
- a CDS encoding bactofilin family protein: MDSSSFSGDRDAALRAPSSASRDLSGGPPREGDGAHRPTEINALLGRGTHFEGKLFFDGRVRIDGSFRGEIRGEDVLVIGEGAMVVGEIHVGTCIVTGGEVQASIRARDGIELYAPSRVTGALHAPAIFIDRGVQFDGSCKMAPLDEPTQIPAPEDAPRPELATLPMVGSAKPADEPG; the protein is encoded by the coding sequence ATGGATTCGTCCTCGTTCTCGGGCGATCGGGACGCGGCGCTCAGGGCGCCCAGCAGCGCCTCGCGTGACCTGAGCGGGGGCCCACCGCGCGAAGGCGACGGCGCGCATCGCCCCACCGAGATCAACGCCCTCCTCGGCCGCGGCACCCACTTCGAAGGCAAGCTCTTCTTCGACGGCCGCGTCCGCATCGACGGCAGCTTCCGCGGCGAGATCCGCGGCGAAGACGTGCTGGTCATCGGTGAAGGCGCGATGGTCGTCGGCGAGATCCACGTCGGCACCTGCATCGTCACCGGCGGCGAGGTGCAAGCCAGCATCCGCGCCCGCGACGGCATCGAGCTCTACGCCCCCTCGCGCGTCACCGGCGCCCTGCACGCGCCCGCCATCTTCATCGACCGCGGCGTCCAGTTCGACGGCTCCTGCAAGATGGCCCCCCTCGACGAGCCCACGCAGATCCCCGCCCCCGAAGACGCCCCTCGCCCGGAACTGGCGACCCTGCCCATGGTCGGCAGCGCCAAGCCCGCCGACGAACCGGGCTGA
- a CDS encoding secondary thiamine-phosphate synthase enzyme YjbQ, protein MKSKTEYFTFETKKRRELINITERVAAVVNASGIQEGMVLVSAMHITAGVFVNDHEPGLWEDIWEWLQHLAPQGPDYKHHRTGEDNGDAHLKSILVHHQVIVPITAGKLDLGTWQQIFYAEFDGQRRKRMVVKAMGE, encoded by the coding sequence ATGAAGAGCAAGACCGAATACTTCACCTTCGAGACCAAGAAGCGGCGCGAGCTGATCAACATCACCGAGCGCGTCGCCGCCGTCGTGAACGCCAGCGGCATCCAGGAGGGCATGGTCCTGGTGAGCGCGATGCACATCACCGCCGGCGTCTTCGTCAACGACCACGAGCCGGGCCTCTGGGAGGACATCTGGGAGTGGCTCCAGCACCTCGCTCCCCAGGGCCCCGACTACAAGCACCACCGCACCGGCGAGGACAACGGCGACGCACACCTGAAGTCGATCCTCGTCCACCACCAGGTCATCGTCCCCATCACCGCCGGCAAGCTCGATCTCGGCACCTGGCAGCAGATCTTCTACGCCGAGTTCGACGGCCAGCGCCGCAAGCGCATGGTGGTGAAGGCCATGGGCGAGTAG
- a CDS encoding protein kinase domain-containing protein, with the protein MPLHVALTDSRHDEETLSDRGVRDPGVVGFTGGGACGAERSGRQIKVESETLSSRDLPPSVRPPSQEAQDCPPESGGRLAAVSSRRSTELAVAGWDRYAVLGLVGEGGMGAVYKARDPRLNRLVALKFLRSSDSGLVEHFFREARAQAQIDHPNVCKVYEVGEVAGLPYIAMQLIQGGPLGEAMQSMSLEQRVKAIRDVAEGLHEGHRTGLIHRDVKSANILVERTATGEFVPYLVDFGLAREIKAEDRTIFSVEGTPCYMSPEQVAGDLRQLDRRTDVYGLGATLYEALVGEPPFAGFPPLDVIWKVRTELPRPVREIDHCVPMDLETIALKCLEKEPHRRYDSARALAEDLQRYLDDEPVRARRASWVYVGWSKVRKHRLSLGVGALALVALGMVGGVALRARVTAREQRQRAEEVGALAQEIGQDAKEMELFMRYAYALPLHDTMREKAMIRARLSDLERRVTASGERLGPLADGAGHYALGRGFLALGEVEEAVRHLEQSLSRGYDTAEVSFAAGRARAMLYSRALDKASRLPNREAQEARRDEIAREHLEPALRYLRSSVEGARASMPYASALLALLEGRLDDAYAEGERAFGAEPWSYEARVIQGDALRGRATLSEDRGEHELALGDLRRAIALYREASAMATSDPALYDAQAEAWLGVMRIERHRGADLRAAYEQVIQSCDQSLVAEPRRAVAGANKAWAHIHQGWSLYRQGEDPRESLREALAEAEQAMQWGGPDPLAYNSIGAASWLRAQYEAGIGLDTEEPLRRAVESNRRAIEMDPNYGWAHNDIGIALGLLGERAVARGVDPRRFFSESAEHLDRAVALSPGDPTPRANQAWFHAQRALYELEHGVDPAPSVEHAIAHAESALKMRPGHVASHNNLGLAYMLLAEHLVVVGGDARSSLEKALGSFAVALRSSPADVEALRGSGAAWALLSRVLVARGEDPEAALRAGREALTAALAVAPADGEARLSLAALDRALGWAAVSSGRNPRRAFQAAHEALMRAHTQNPRSARPLAALAALHRDRAMMARRGGRAEEDIGEGLRRIRGALSLNPTLPAYRALQGALLVLKARGSRDAGVRGGLLQRAHDDLTQALAGNRFLSREYGAVLAEIEAMRPVMGAGGAGRGAGGAARRGAEAAVQAGATGGRKR; encoded by the coding sequence GTGCCCCTCCACGTGGCCCTCACCGACTCCAGACACGATGAAGAGACGCTGTCGGACCGCGGCGTCAGAGACCCTGGCGTCGTCGGGTTCACCGGGGGCGGCGCGTGTGGCGCCGAGCGCTCGGGGCGCCAGATCAAGGTGGAGAGCGAGACGCTCTCGTCTCGTGATCTGCCGCCGAGCGTGCGCCCTCCGTCCCAGGAAGCGCAGGACTGTCCGCCGGAGAGCGGTGGGCGGCTCGCCGCGGTGTCGAGCAGGCGTTCGACGGAACTGGCCGTCGCCGGCTGGGACCGTTACGCGGTGCTGGGCCTGGTGGGTGAGGGAGGGATGGGGGCGGTCTACAAGGCCAGAGACCCGCGCCTCAACCGGCTGGTCGCGCTGAAGTTCCTGCGCAGCAGCGATTCGGGGCTGGTGGAGCACTTCTTCCGGGAGGCACGGGCGCAGGCGCAGATCGATCACCCGAATGTGTGCAAGGTGTACGAGGTCGGCGAGGTGGCCGGGCTGCCGTACATCGCGATGCAGCTCATCCAGGGGGGGCCGCTCGGGGAGGCGATGCAGAGCATGTCGCTCGAGCAGCGGGTGAAGGCGATCCGCGACGTGGCCGAGGGGCTCCATGAGGGCCACCGGACGGGGCTGATCCACCGCGACGTGAAGTCCGCGAACATCCTGGTGGAGCGGACGGCGACGGGGGAGTTCGTCCCCTACCTGGTGGACTTCGGGCTGGCACGGGAGATCAAGGCGGAGGACCGGACGATCTTCAGCGTGGAGGGGACGCCCTGCTACATGTCGCCAGAGCAGGTGGCGGGGGATCTGCGGCAGCTCGACCGGCGCACGGATGTGTACGGTCTGGGCGCGACGCTGTACGAGGCGCTGGTGGGGGAGCCGCCGTTCGCAGGGTTTCCACCGCTCGACGTGATCTGGAAGGTGCGGACGGAGCTGCCCAGGCCGGTACGGGAGATCGATCACTGCGTGCCGATGGATCTGGAGACGATCGCGCTCAAGTGCCTGGAGAAGGAGCCGCACCGTCGGTACGACTCGGCGCGGGCGCTGGCGGAGGATCTGCAGCGCTACCTGGACGATGAGCCGGTGCGGGCGCGGCGCGCGAGCTGGGTGTACGTGGGCTGGAGCAAGGTGCGGAAGCACCGGCTGAGCCTCGGTGTCGGGGCGCTGGCGCTGGTGGCGCTGGGGATGGTGGGCGGTGTGGCGCTGCGGGCGCGGGTGACGGCACGTGAGCAGCGGCAGCGGGCGGAAGAGGTGGGGGCGCTGGCGCAGGAGATCGGTCAGGACGCGAAGGAGATGGAGCTGTTCATGCGCTACGCGTACGCGCTGCCGCTCCACGACACGATGCGGGAGAAGGCGATGATCCGGGCGCGCCTGTCCGATCTGGAGCGGCGGGTGACGGCCTCCGGAGAGCGGCTGGGGCCTCTTGCCGACGGTGCGGGGCACTACGCGCTGGGGCGCGGGTTTCTGGCGCTGGGGGAGGTGGAGGAGGCGGTGCGCCACCTGGAGCAGTCGCTCTCGCGGGGATACGATACGGCGGAGGTGAGCTTCGCAGCGGGGCGGGCGCGGGCGATGCTGTACTCGCGGGCGCTCGACAAGGCGAGCCGGTTGCCGAACCGGGAGGCGCAGGAGGCGCGGCGCGACGAGATCGCGCGGGAGCACCTGGAGCCGGCGCTGCGCTACCTGCGGAGCAGCGTGGAGGGGGCGCGGGCGTCGATGCCCTACGCGTCGGCACTGCTGGCGCTGCTGGAGGGGCGGCTGGACGATGCGTACGCGGAGGGGGAGCGGGCCTTCGGGGCCGAGCCGTGGAGCTACGAGGCGCGGGTGATCCAGGGGGACGCGCTGCGGGGGCGGGCGACGCTTTCCGAGGACCGGGGGGAGCACGAGCTGGCGCTCGGGGATCTGCGGCGCGCGATCGCGCTGTACCGCGAGGCGTCGGCGATGGCGACGAGCGATCCGGCGCTCTACGACGCGCAAGCGGAGGCGTGGCTGGGGGTGATGCGGATCGAGCGGCACCGGGGGGCCGATCTGCGGGCGGCGTACGAGCAGGTGATCCAGAGCTGCGATCAGTCGCTGGTGGCAGAGCCGCGGCGGGCGGTGGCCGGTGCGAACAAGGCGTGGGCGCACATCCATCAGGGCTGGAGCCTCTACCGGCAAGGGGAAGATCCGCGCGAGTCGCTGCGCGAGGCGCTGGCAGAGGCGGAGCAGGCGATGCAGTGGGGGGGGCCGGATCCGCTGGCGTACAACTCGATCGGCGCGGCGAGCTGGCTGCGGGCGCAGTACGAGGCGGGGATCGGGCTGGACACGGAGGAGCCGCTGCGGCGCGCGGTGGAGAGCAACCGGCGGGCGATCGAGATGGATCCGAACTACGGGTGGGCCCACAACGACATCGGGATCGCGCTGGGGTTGCTCGGGGAGCGGGCGGTGGCGCGGGGGGTCGATCCGCGGCGGTTCTTCTCGGAGTCCGCAGAGCACCTGGATCGGGCGGTGGCGTTGAGCCCAGGCGACCCGACGCCGCGCGCGAACCAGGCGTGGTTCCATGCGCAGCGGGCGCTGTACGAGCTGGAGCACGGGGTGGATCCGGCGCCGTCGGTGGAGCACGCGATCGCGCACGCGGAGAGCGCGCTGAAGATGCGGCCGGGGCACGTGGCGTCGCACAACAACCTGGGGCTCGCGTACATGCTGCTGGCGGAGCACCTGGTCGTGGTGGGTGGCGACGCGCGGTCGTCGCTGGAGAAGGCGCTGGGGTCGTTTGCGGTGGCGCTGCGGTCGAGTCCTGCGGACGTGGAGGCACTGCGTGGGTCGGGGGCGGCCTGGGCGCTTCTCTCGCGGGTGCTGGTGGCGCGTGGTGAAGACCCGGAGGCGGCGCTGCGGGCTGGTCGGGAGGCGTTGACGGCCGCGCTGGCGGTGGCGCCCGCCGACGGGGAGGCGCGCCTGTCGCTGGCGGCGCTGGATCGGGCGCTGGGCTGGGCCGCGGTGAGTTCGGGCCGGAACCCGCGGCGGGCGTTCCAGGCGGCCCACGAGGCGTTGATGCGGGCGCACACGCAGAACCCGCGGAGCGCGCGGCCGCTGGCGGCCCTGGCGGCGCTGCACCGGGATCGGGCGATGATGGCGCGGCGCGGGGGGCGCGCGGAGGAGGACATCGGGGAGGGGCTGCGCCGGATCCGGGGGGCGCTCTCGCTGAACCCGACGCTGCCGGCGTACCGGGCGCTGCAGGGGGCCTTGCTGGTGCTGAAGGCGCGGGGGTCGCGGGACGCGGGGGTGCGGGGGGGGCTGCTGCAGCGGGCGCACGACGACCTGACGCAGGCGCTCGCGGGAAACCGGTTCCTTTCGCGCGAGTACGGGGCGGTGCTGGCGGAGATCGAGGCGATGCGGCCCGTGATGGGGGCAGGTGGGGCCGGGCGAGGTGCTGGGGGAGCGGCGCGGCGGGGCGCCGAGGCGGCGGTGCAAGCGGGGGCGACGGGCGGAAGGAAGCGCTGA
- a CDS encoding multicopper oxidase family protein translates to MLFCAAALLSCSDADNGTKPTSGPPPPPPLPTVEGLAGIEDLNPDPTILEVNLVARANTVPLFPGDETRLLNYNDSLPGPLLHARVGDRIIVHFRNEMNESTVVHWHGLRISDKMDGSPMIQNPVLPGETFTYDFVVPDAGTYWYHTHLHQIQQFEYGLYGGIVVHEKEAPAFTAERIFVGDDMRINSANQIAPFLTSGPDIGRGRIGNTLLVNGKVISGEGGEPVTFTIPRGSVERWRFVLATNALSYDLQIRGAEARVIATDGGLLPQPFPLDRVEIAPGQRFEFEVRPLPDADEVALEALILVLDENDNVVEMPFELARGTVEGEIEEAPAPEYPVVELPSTKVDAVTHSWALSGGVVDNEVQFTINGKAAFVGDTHEHVLIETFEPNVPVKIRLSSNVSPAHPFHIHGQFFQIIARNGQPVFEPGLRDTVYVRGAETATILSYFENPGRWMVHCHISEHSEKGMMADIQVGPPDEEEHAH, encoded by the coding sequence GTGCTTTTCTGTGCTGCTGCCCTGCTGAGCTGTAGCGATGCTGACAATGGAACGAAGCCGACGAGCGGGCCTCCCCCGCCTCCGCCGCTGCCCACGGTCGAGGGGCTCGCGGGGATCGAGGATCTGAACCCCGATCCCACCATCCTCGAGGTGAACCTCGTCGCGCGGGCAAACACCGTCCCGCTGTTCCCGGGCGACGAGACGCGGTTGCTCAACTACAACGACTCCCTCCCCGGGCCGCTCCTCCACGCGCGCGTGGGGGATCGCATCATCGTTCATTTCCGGAACGAGATGAACGAGTCGACCGTGGTGCACTGGCACGGCCTGCGCATCTCCGACAAAATGGACGGCTCGCCGATGATCCAGAACCCGGTGCTGCCGGGAGAGACGTTCACCTACGACTTCGTCGTGCCGGACGCCGGGACGTACTGGTACCACACGCATCTGCATCAGATTCAGCAGTTCGAATACGGTCTCTATGGCGGCATCGTCGTTCACGAAAAGGAAGCGCCCGCCTTCACGGCCGAGCGAATCTTCGTGGGCGACGACATGCGCATCAACAGTGCCAACCAGATCGCGCCCTTCCTGACGAGCGGGCCCGATATCGGTCGCGGGCGCATCGGCAATACGCTGCTCGTCAATGGCAAGGTGATCAGCGGTGAAGGCGGCGAGCCGGTGACGTTCACCATCCCGCGAGGCTCCGTGGAGCGATGGCGCTTCGTCCTGGCGACGAATGCGCTCTCGTACGACCTGCAGATCCGTGGCGCCGAGGCGCGGGTCATCGCGACGGACGGGGGCCTCTTGCCGCAGCCCTTCCCGCTGGACCGGGTGGAAATCGCGCCAGGGCAGCGCTTCGAGTTCGAGGTGCGCCCCTTGCCGGACGCGGACGAGGTTGCGCTGGAGGCGCTGATCCTGGTGCTCGACGAGAACGACAACGTCGTCGAGATGCCCTTCGAGCTGGCCCGCGGCACGGTGGAAGGGGAGATCGAGGAGGCGCCCGCGCCGGAATACCCGGTGGTGGAGCTACCGTCGACGAAGGTCGACGCCGTGACCCACAGCTGGGCCCTGTCCGGCGGGGTGGTGGACAACGAGGTTCAGTTCACCATCAATGGCAAGGCCGCCTTCGTGGGCGACACGCACGAGCACGTGCTGATCGAGACCTTCGAGCCGAACGTGCCGGTGAAGATCCGGCTGAGCAGCAACGTCAGCCCTGCCCACCCGTTCCACATCCACGGGCAGTTCTTCCAGATCATCGCACGCAACGGCCAGCCGGTGTTCGAGCCGGGTCTGCGCGACACGGTCTACGTGCGCGGCGCCGAGACCGCGACGATCCTCTCGTACTTCGAGAACCCGGGGCGCTGGATGGTTCACTGCCACATCTCCGAGCACAGCGAGAAGGGAATGATGGCCGATATCCAGGTCGGGCCGCCCGACGAGGAAGAGCATGCCCACTGA
- a CDS encoding PGRS family protein, translating into MGAGQTPVGCSPRDVGWGVEGNCGVFVSSSQGDDEGPGTREKPLKTLARAIVRAQEQDAGGRIYACGEEFQGPVTVPGGVTIFGSLDCAHGWTLTPNSSKTRTAIVARPGEIPLRIEGISAPVRLEELDARARLDPEDPATRGMSSIAAVAEGSVTMFRVLLDAGPGGHGKDGEGYDTEALAGLGGNAGADACAAPASFGGLEQLFDCGTPDFEEDDSIGGLGGSSTLTTGGDGAAGWPGADDQPNGGKGGGTSQLCRPGDAGMAGQEGVSGAGATGTGTLTANGFLGAAGGPGGKGGTAQGGGGGGAMRGGVGAMMCASQAMGAGASGGGGGSGGCGGLGGRGGGAGGASIALVSLGASLVFDGSVLSVATGGKGGAGGPGQEGGPGGAGGPGGGKGTTSLAEGCAGGKGGPGGAGGRGGGGAGGPSIGLAFIGEAPSVEGLIVYGSNGGRGGEGAGPEQAGVDGVKSDLFRFEL; encoded by the coding sequence GTGGGTGCAGGGCAGACGCCCGTGGGTTGCTCGCCGCGGGACGTGGGCTGGGGCGTGGAGGGGAACTGCGGGGTGTTCGTGTCCAGCAGCCAGGGCGACGACGAGGGGCCCGGGACGCGCGAGAAGCCGCTGAAGACGCTGGCGCGCGCGATCGTGCGGGCGCAGGAGCAGGACGCGGGGGGGCGGATCTACGCTTGCGGGGAGGAGTTTCAGGGGCCGGTGACGGTGCCGGGCGGGGTGACGATCTTCGGGAGCCTGGACTGCGCGCACGGGTGGACGCTCACGCCGAACTCGTCGAAGACGCGGACGGCGATCGTGGCGCGGCCGGGGGAGATTCCGCTGCGGATCGAGGGGATCTCGGCGCCGGTTCGGCTGGAGGAGCTCGACGCGAGGGCACGGCTGGATCCGGAGGACCCTGCGACGCGAGGGATGTCGTCGATCGCGGCGGTGGCGGAGGGGAGCGTGACGATGTTCCGGGTGCTGCTCGACGCGGGTCCCGGGGGGCACGGGAAGGACGGGGAGGGGTACGATACGGAAGCGCTGGCGGGGCTCGGAGGGAACGCGGGGGCGGATGCGTGCGCGGCGCCAGCTTCGTTCGGGGGGCTGGAGCAGCTCTTCGACTGCGGGACGCCCGACTTCGAGGAGGATGACTCCATCGGGGGGCTCGGGGGGTCGTCGACGCTGACCACGGGTGGAGATGGTGCGGCGGGGTGGCCCGGGGCGGACGATCAGCCGAACGGTGGAAAAGGGGGCGGGACCTCCCAGCTGTGCAGGCCAGGGGATGCGGGGATGGCCGGCCAGGAAGGCGTGTCGGGCGCTGGCGCGACGGGGACAGGGACGCTCACGGCGAATGGTTTCCTGGGCGCCGCTGGAGGGCCCGGCGGGAAGGGGGGGACCGCGCAGGGAGGTGGCGGCGGGGGCGCGATGCGAGGGGGGGTCGGCGCCATGATGTGCGCGAGTCAGGCCATGGGGGCAGGGGCGAGCGGTGGGGGCGGGGGGTCGGGGGGTTGTGGTGGGCTCGGCGGGCGAGGGGGGGGCGCTGGAGGTGCGAGCATCGCCCTGGTGAGCCTGGGCGCGTCGCTGGTGTTCGATGGGTCCGTGCTGTCGGTGGCAACAGGGGGGAAGGGGGGCGCCGGCGGTCCTGGGCAGGAGGGCGGTCCTGGGGGCGCTGGCGGTCCCGGGGGAGGGAAGGGGACGACGTCGCTGGCCGAGGGCTGTGCGGGGGGGAAGGGCGGGCCGGGGGGCGCGGGGGGACGCGGGGGCGGGGGCGCCGGGGGGCCGAGCATCGGGCTCGCGTTCATCGGTGAGGCGCCGTCGGTCGAGGGGTTGATCGTCTACGGGTCCAACGGGGGGCGTGGTGGCGAAGGGGCTGGGCCGGAGCAGGCGGGCGTCGATGGCGTGAAGTCCGATCTGTTCCGCTTCGAGCTCTGA